In Vigna angularis cultivar LongXiaoDou No.4 chromosome 8, ASM1680809v1, whole genome shotgun sequence, one DNA window encodes the following:
- the LOC108344480 gene encoding uncharacterized protein LOC108344480: protein MVRTRSASSYRDEASSSRGGPHDTSLLTHYTQYVAFAIWQGQDRGKIKVMSHGKKLKHFIMYHEAIEPYISMSGLASIVNLSYEYVDHGLIVSLAKRWHLETNTFHLPIGEMSVTLDDVHNLLHLPIMGQFCEIGDASFTGVRQIAGYSTLLQSWIYEHLSGMEKRRVSDRYIDLDPRATRYIPPRQGWSHTEGRTYLDGLTYDVIIPCSPESLPIPDIPTIDLNWLRYVKHAISGVVEAHEPSVYVDGYLLWFRRVSHPYITPTDDDDRPSLAPRMRRHLLDDILCPQFVVDGLLNLDWWYEACDQDAALNRDVCKTGH from the exons ATGGTTAGAACTAGAAGTGCATCATCTTATCGTGATGAGGCTTCATCTTCTCGTG GAGGTCCACATGACACCTCCCTGCTTACACATTATACCCAGTATGTTGCATTTGCCATATGGCAAGGCCAG GATCGAGGGAAGATCAAAGTGATGTCCCATggcaaaaaattaaaacattttataatgtATCATGAGGCTATTGAGCCTTATATCTCTATGTCGGGGTTGGCTTCCATAGTCAACCTATCATACGAGTATGTCGATCATGGATTGATCGTTTCCCTTGCAAAGAGGTGGCACCTAGAGACGAATACTTTCCACCTCCCGATAGGTGAGATGAGCGTCACATTAGATGACGTTCACAACCTGCTCCACCTACCTATCATGGGGCAATTTTGTGAG ATAGGAGATGCTAGCTTCACTGGTGTCAGACAGATAGCTGGATATTCCACTCTTCTACAG AGTTGGATATATGAGCACCTTTCTGGCATGGAAAAGAGGCGAGTCTCAGATAGGTACATAGACCTTGATCCACGGGCTACACGATATATACCTCCGAGGCAGGGTTGGAGTCATACGGAGGGGCGGACATATCTGGATGGGCTCACTTATGATGTG ATCATACCATGTTCGCCTGAGAGTCTTCCGATACCAGACATTCCTACGATTGATCTAAATTGGCTGAGGTATGTAAAGCATGCCATTAGTGGTGTTGTTGAGGCTCATGAGCCCTCTGTGTATGTTGATGGATACCTATTGTGGTTTAGACGAGTGTCCCACCCGTACATCACTCCAACTGACGATGATGACCGACCTAGTCTTGCACCGCGCATGAGGCGACACCTTCTGGATGACATCTTGTGCCCTCAGTTCGTCGTAGACGGTCTCCTGAATCTGGATT GGTGGTATGAGGCGTGTGATCAGGATGCTGCACTAAATCGGGATGTGTGCAAAACAGGTCACTAA